The genomic segment CTGGCGGACTGGCTCGACACGCCCGAGGGGAGTGCCGCGCACCCCGCCGATGTGGCGCGCACGCTCGCCGGGCGGGCGGGGCGCGGGCCGGTGCGCGCCGCGATCGTCGCCGGTGACCGTGCCGAACTCGCGCACGGGCTGCGCGCGTTGGCGGGCGGTCACCCCGACGCGCGGGTCGTGACCGGCGACCGGGATCTCGTCGGACGTGGCCCGGTGTGGGTCTTCTCCGGGTACGGCAGCCAGTGGGTCGGCATGGGACGCCGACTGCTCGCCGAGGAACCCGCCTTCGCCGCGGCCGTGGAGAAACTGGACGCGCAACTGGCCCCCGAGTGCGGGCTGTCCCTCTATGACGAGCTGTCCTCCGGCGGCGACCTCGACCGCCTGGAGGTCGCCCAACCCGTCCTCCTCGGACTGCAGTTGGCGCTCGCCGAGCTGTGGCGGGCGCACGGTGTCGAGCCCGCCGCCGTCATCGGCCACTCCCTGGGCGAGGTGGCCGCCGCGGTGTGCGCGGGCGCGCTGGAGGTGTCGGACGCGGCCCGTGTGGTGGCCGTACGGGCCCGGCTGCTCAGCGGGCTGCGGGGCGGGGCGATGGCGGTGGTCGACCTCGACGACTCCGAACTCTCCACCCTGGCACGGGACTTCCCCGGGGTCCATGTCGCCGTGCACTCCTCGCCCGGTCAGAAGGTGGTCACCGGGGAGGAGGAGGCGGTGGCCCGGCTGGTGGGGTGGCTGGAGGAGCAGGGGCGGGCCGCCCGTGCGATGCGGGTGGTCGGGGCGGGGCACTCCCCCCAGGTGGAGCCGCTGCTGGCCGAGTTGACGGCGGAGTTGGCCGACATCCGGGGCGGGCGCCCCACGGTCCCCGTCTACTCCACCGTGCTGGACGACCCGCGTGGGGACTGTGTGTTCGATGCCGGGCACTGGGCCGCCAACCTGCGGCGGCCCGTGCGACTCGACCGGGCCGTCGCCGCTGCCGCCGCCGACGGCCACACCACGTTCGTCGAACTCTCACCCCACCCGGTCCTGACCCGGGCGGTCACGGACACCGCCCCCGGCGCCCTCGCCCTCGGCACCCTCCGACGCGACGCCGACACCTGCGCCGGTTTCCTCACCCAGGTGGGCATCCTGCACACCGCCGGACTGCGGCTGCCGCTGCCACCCGGCCGCGTCACCGACCTGCCCGGGCCGCGCTGGCGGCATGGGCGGCATTGGTGGACGGACGGGCGAGCGGGTGTCGCGGCGACGGGCCGGACGACAGCGGGGGCGGAGGGGAGCCGCGTGTCCGGCGGGGCCCATGTGACGGCCGGGAGCGACGAGTCCGGCGCGATCCACGTGTCGGCACAGGGCCACGAAACGGGCGGAGTCCGCGTGACGGCGGAGGGCCGTGAAACGGGCGGAGTCCGTGTGACGGCACAGGGCCACGAAACGGGCGGAGTCCACGTGACGGCCGGGGGCCTCGTGGTGGCCGGACGGGACATCCCGGAGGCGGACCGCACGGCGGCAGGAGGCCATGTCGCGGAAGGGCGCCCCGGAGGGCCGGCGCTACGGGGCGCCTTCCCGCCGGAGGAGAGTCGGCAGCTCGACGGACGCCACGGACTGGACGGCAGCAGTGGGCCGGAAGGGTGGCGCGCGACGGAGGACGCCTCGGTCTCCGCCCGCCTCTGTCACCACATCGCCGCCGTCACCGGGCATCCGCCGACCCGGATCACCCCGGCCACCACCTTCGCCGAGCTGGGCCTGGACTCCCTGATGGCCGTCCGCATCCGCGCCGCACTGGAACGGGAGTTCGGCATCGAACTCCCCCTGCGCGACCTCCTGGGCGCCGCCACGGTCGAAGCCACGGCGGCCCACGTCCAGCGGGCGCTGCCGGGGGAGGCGACGCCGTCCGGGGATTCCCGGCCGGCCGTGCGGACGGAGACGACATCGGCCGAAGGCCACCGGGCACAACCGACGGCACCGGCTCCGGCCGAAGGCCACCGGGCACAGCCGACGGGCCCGGATCCGGCCGAAGGCGTCCACCCCGCGTCGCCCGCGAGAACGACGGGTGGGCACGCGCCCTCGCCGGCGCCCTGGGCATCGGCCGAGGACGCCCTGCCGTCGGCCGGCCCCCGAGCGGTCGACAGGGAGCCCCTGCCGCGGCTCCCCCGCGCGGCCGGCGAGGACGCGTCGTCGCCGGCCGGGAGAGCGTCGCGCGAGGACGCCCTGCCCCAGCCCCGCAACACCTCCGCCGCTCACCATCCGATCCGCACCCTCCACCCCTCCGGCCCCCACCCCCCGCTCTTCCTCGTCCACGCCGCCGGCGGCACCGCCGACGTCTACCGCTCCCTCGTCGAACGGCTCGGCGGGGAGCGGCCGGTGTACGGGCTGGAGCGGATCGAAGGGGCGCGTACGGTCGTCGAGAAGGCCCGGCGTTACGTGGAGGCGGTGGCCGCCGTGTACCCCGACGGGCCCTGTCTGCTGGGCGGTTGGTCGTTCGGTGGCTTCGTCGCGCAGGAGGCGGCGCGGCAGCTGACGGCCGCCGGGCGGGACGTGCGCCTGGTGGTGCTCATCGATTCCGTACGGCCCCTCCCCCGCCCGGAGGGAACACCGGCCGAGCGGATCCGCGCGCACTTCACCGGCTTCGCCCGCCACGTCGCCGACGCGTACGGAGTCGAACTGACGCTGCCGTACGACGAGTTGGCCGCGACGGAGGACGACGGCGAGCGCGTCGACACCGTGCTGCGGGCTCTGCGTAAGGCGGCCGACGTGCCGCAGGCGGCCCTCGATCACCAGAGGTCCTCCTATCTGGACCTGAGGATCGGCGAGGCCCACCGCCCGGGGCGCCACGACGGCCGGGTGGTGCTGTACCGGGCCACCGAGCCCGCCCCGCACACCGTGCGCGACCCCGCGTACGAGCGGGACGACGAGGCGCTCGGCTGGGACGAGGTGTGTCCACGCCTGACCGTCGTCCGGGTCACGGGTCACCATCTGTCGCTGCTCGACCCGCCGCACGTCGACGAGATCGCCGCCCATCTGCGGCGGGAGCTCGCCAGGGACAACCGCTGAACCCGATCCGAGGAGAGCCGCCATGCCCGACCGCACCGACCCCACGCACCCCATGCACCCCACCGCCGGATTGTCCCGGCGCTCCGTCGCCAGGGCGGCGGTCGCCACCGGCCTGGCCGCCCTCGTCGGTGCCGCGACCACCGGCACCGCCGGGGCGACCGGTCGCCGGTCTCCCGTCGGCCGCACCCGCACCAACCGCGCTGCCACCGCCCCCGCCGCTCGGACCGTCACCCGCCTCGGCCCCCGTACCCTCGACGTCTCCCTCCCCTCCGCCGCCCTGGGGCGGAACGCGACGGTGCGGCTGATCCTCCCCTCGTCCTTCGCCGCGCAGCCCGCCCGGAAGTACCCCGTGCTGTATCTCCTCCACGGCGCGCACGACGACTACACGTCATGGACGCGGGAGACGGACATCGAGGCGTTCACGGCGGGCCGGGAGCTGATCGTGGCGATGCCGGACGCGGGGCCGACCGGCATACCCACCGCCTGGCGGAACGGCCCCGACTACGAGACGTTCCAGATCCGCGAGGTACCGGCGCTGCTCGCCCGTGACTACCGGGCGTCCGGGGTCCGGGTCGTCGCCGGTGTCTCGACCGGCGGCTACGGGGCGATGGCGCACGCGGCACGTCACCCGGGGACGTTCGCGGCGGCGGCCTCGTACAGCGGCATCCTCGACACCACGGCGCCCGGGGTGCCGACCCTGATGGACGCCATCGTGGCCCGCGAGAACCTGACGCCCCTGTCGCTGTGGGGCAACCCGATCCTGAACGTGCTCACCTGGCGGGACTTCAACCCGCGGTCCCGCGCGGCCGGACTGCGCGGCACCGCCCTGTACGTGTCGAGCGGCAGCGGAGTGATCGGCGGGACCGGCGACTGGCTCCCCGAGGCGCTGGAGAGCGCGCTGTGGCCGTCCGCGCACGCGTTCACGGACACGCTCGCGCTGCTGCGGGTCCCGGTGACCACCCATTTCTACGCGGGAGGAGGGCACAGCTGGGCCTACTGGAAGCGGGAGTTCACCGCGTCGTGGCCGATGCTCGCCGGTGCGCTGGGGGTGCCGGCGTGAGGCCGGTGCCGTCGGGGCACGGAACGGAGCGCAGGGGACGTACGTCCAACCCAGGACTTGTCCCTCGCCCCACGGGCACCAGCCCGCGGGTGAGCCGCTTCCGGGTGAAAGGAGGGTCCGCCTTGGCTGCCCCCACCCCGCCGCACGGTGTGCCGGACGGTCCCGGCGCCGCCTCTGTGCCGCCCGAACTCGCCAAACTGCTGCGCGACCAGTTGGAGGCCGTCGCCGACGAGGTGGAGGAGGAGGTGCGCAGACAGGTCCCGGAGTACGCCCGGCCGGCGGACGGGGCGTATCGCGCACAGCTCAGATCGGGGGTCGTCCAGGCGCTGACCCTGTTCGTCGACCACATCGCCGATCCGCGCGGCCAGGGTGCCGCGATCACCGCGACCTACTACGAACTCGGGCGCGGCGAGGCCCTGGAGGGTCGCGGTCTGGACGCGTTGCAGTCGGCGCTACGGGTCGGGGGTCTGCACGCCTGGCGGCTGATGGGCCGTACGGCGGAGGAACTGGGCCTGGACTCCTCGGTGGTGGCCGCGCTCGGCGAACTCGCTTTCCAGACGGTGCACGAGGTCGCCGAGGCGGCCGCATCCGGCTTTGCGGAGGCCCAGCTGCGCAGCACCGACGAGTTGGAGCGACGGCGCAGGCGGCTGCTCGATCTGCTGCTGGGAGACCGGCCGGTGGCCCCGGAGGCGGTGCAGGATCTGGCGCACGGCGCCCGGTGGTCGGTGCCGCGGCAGGTGGCGGTGGTCGCGCTGGCGGCGGCCCCGGACCAGCGGGAGGCGGACCGGCCGTTGGCCGCGGCGGGGGCGCTGGTGGACATGGAGTCCCGGCCGCCCCGGATGCTGGTGCCCGACCCGGACGGTTCCGGCCGTTTCGGCGGCCGGGCGTTCACGCTCGCGCTGCGCGGCCGGCCCGCCGCGATCGGCCCGACGGTCCCGCTCGGCGAGGCGGCCCGTTCCCTGCACTGGGCCACCCGTGCGCTCGGGCTGATGGGGCGCGGCATCCTGCCCCGGCAGGGCGTGGTGCGTTGCGCCGACCATCTGTCGACGCTGCTGCTGTACAGCGACGAACCGATGCTCGCCCACCTCCAGTCGCGGGTGCTGGCCCCGCTGGACGCCGTCGCCGAGGGGCCGCGCGGCCGGCTCGCCGAGACCCTTCTGGCGTGGCTGCTCGGCGGCAGCAACGTGCCTGATGTCGCCGCCCGCCTCCACATCCACCCGCAGACGGTCCGCTACCGCCTGCGGCAGCTGGAGAAGCTCTTCGGCGAGGCCCTGCACGACCCCGGTACCCGCCTCGACCTCATCCTCGCCCTGCGCGCGGAGGCATTGCGGGACGACGACACGTTCACCGCATAAAAATATCGACTCACCTCGGCACAAAAACAAAAGCGATTTCTGAATTCTCGTCCATAACACTCGGCCTGGCACAGCGAATATCTTCGGGACGTCCTTTTCCACAGGCGCTCCACGCGCCCCACCCTCAAAGGATCCCCATGCGTATCCGCTTGTGCCTCGCCGCGCTCTCGCTGGCCGGCGGGGCCGGACTGGCCACCGTCTCGGTACCCACGGCCACGGCCGCGGCCTGCACGGACATCGACGTCGTCTCAGCTCGCGGCACGTTCGAGCCGGGCACGCTCGGCTTCATCGTCGGCGACCCCGTGTATTCCGCGCTGCAGAAGAAACTCACGGGCAAATCCCTGTCCAGCTACAAGGTGAACTATCCCGCGGACCTTTCCCTCACCTCGGCCGCGCAGGGAAACGCGGACCTGGTGAACCACGTCAGGAGCCAGGCCGCCGCCTGTCCGAACCAGCGTTTCATCCTGGTCGGCTATTCGCAGGGCGCGAACGTCGTCGACAACTCCATCGGCATCAGCAGCGCCGGCGCGGTGGTCGGCAGCCCCATCGTGGCCACCATTCCCGCCGCGCTCGAACCGAAGGTCTCCTCGGTGCTGCTGTTCGGCAACCCGATCCGGGCCATCGGCAAGAGCGTCACCGGCATCTACCAGAGCCGCACCATCGACTTCTGCGCGGCCGGTGACCCGGTCTGCGAGAACGGTGGGGGCGACACGGGCGCGCACCTGAGCTACCGGGCGAACGCGGACGCGGCGGCGGCCTTCGCCGCGACCAAGGTCTGACCGACCCCACGCACGGTGGGACCCCACGCACAGTGGCGAAGGGCCCGGGAGGAGATCCTCCCGGGCCCTTCTTCCATGGGGGCGACGGCTACTCGATGTCCCGCGCGAACTCCGTGAGACTCGTGGAGACGGGTTCGGGACGGCCGTTGTTCTGGGTGGGCGCGGCGGTCAGCACGTCCAGGTGCTGGTAGCCGTCGGCGACCACGGGGTCCAGGTCGGCCGGGACGCGGCCGGCCAGCAGTCCGTCGCCCGCGAGCACGGTGAGCGTCGGGTTGGCGGTGAGCCCGTCCGGGTGGACGACGAGCCGCTTCACCTGGGGCGAGGTGGCCAGTTGGAGGTCGGTGACCAGTTTGGTCGGGAAGTACTGCTCGGTGAAGTCCAGCGGCTGCTGGGCCATGCTGCGGGCCAGCTCCTGGATGTCGGTGACCTCCTTGCCCGCGTCGGTGAACGGGGTCCCGTCGGCCGCCCGGTACCCGGGGTCGTCGGGGTCACCCACGCGGTCGTAGTTCCGCCAGGTGTAGAGCGGGCCGCCCGGCCGGTCGGGGATGGCCTTGTACTCGCCGCCGAACAGGGCGGGTTGCCCGTCGCTCCCGTTGGCGACGGGGAAGTTCTTGTCGACGACCGGCCCGCCGTCGAAGAAGCCCACGCTGCTCTGCAGGAACGCCAGCGGTACGGAGTGGTCGTCCATCAGCGCGCCGAGGATCGCCTCGTTGGTGAGCCGGAAGTCCTTCACCGCCGGTGAGCCGGACAGGAAGGTGGCGGTGTCCTCGGAGAACAGGAAGCGGTTGCTGACCTCGATGTTGGTGTTGAGGGGCAGGTAGTCCGGCAGGGTGGCCTCGCCGCCCGGGTCCTGCAGCGCGCCCAGGCCGGCGATGGCCAGCAGGGTCATCATCTCCGGGTTGAGGAGCACCGGCGCGGACAGCGTGCGCGGCAGCAGTCCGCTGTCGAGCCCGGCCTGCACCGTGCCGTAACCGAGGCCCACGTCGGGGAGGTTGGTGTCGTCCGGGATGCTGCCGCTCAGGTCGGCGAGGGAGGTGGAGACGGTGGTGTCGAGGGCGAAGTAGCCGGCGCACTGGCGGTGTCCGGCGTCCGCCGTGGTGGCCCGGTCGCCGTCGAAGTCGGCGGTCGCGAAGTACCCGGTGATCACCCCGCCGAGGGAGTGCCCGCCGCACAGCACCTTCTCCTTGCGCACCCGCTGGTCGGGCAACTCGGCGGTGAGCAGGTCGTACTGGTCGCGGACGGTCCGCTCGACGCCGAGCTTCGCCATCCAGCCCAGCTCGCCGTTACCGACGAACCCGTCGAAGGTGCGGCCCGCGACCTGCTTGTCCCGGTAGTAGTAGTCGACGGCCGTGTCCTGGTCTCCGGAGGCCACACCGGTGCGGTCCTCCAGGCAGTTGGAGCGCCGGTCCAGGGCCCAGAACTCGATGTGCCGGCCCTGTTCGGCGGCGCGTGCCACGGTGTTGCGGGCGACGCTGTCGAAGGCTCCGGCGCCTTCCAGGATTCCCGGCTGGGCGACGAGGATCCGGTCGGCGTCGGCCGAGGCCGCCGGTCCGTCGGCGGACCGGTAGCGCAGGTACGACAGCCAGTCGCACGCCGCCGGGCGCGCCCCGAAGGACGCCGGCAGCGGCGCTCTCACCCGCACCAGCGTCTCGGTCACCCCGGCGACCGGACTCGTCGACGCCACGGCCGTCTCGGTCCGCGCGTCCTCGCCCCGGGCGTCCGGGGCGGCTCCGGTGAGCGCTCCGACGATCAGCAGCACCGCCGGCGCGGCACCTCTCCATGCCTTCAAGGTATTCGAGGGGTTCGAGGTATTCGAGGGGTTCTTTCCGCTGCGACTCGTGTTCATGCTGGGACGGTAGGACCGCGAAAGCGGCCCCACCGCCCCATGCTCACAACAACGCAGCGACCGTCGGCACCTTTGTCACCAGGCACCAACTCCCTCTGTTACCAACCGACTTACAGTCCGTCACTCACCATCGCGGCCACGATCCGGACGTGCCGGTCGGCCGCCGTGCCGGAGTACTCGTTGTCGTAGTTCAGCCCGTACGGCCAGAAGTGGCCGCCCCCGGTGGAGATCTTCGCGCTCGACCCGTCGTACTGCCGGACGAGCGCCGTGGCCCCCGCACCGGTCCAGGTGCCGCTGCCGCCCAGCCGTGACCAGCCCGCACTGGTGCCCACGCCTATGGTGTGCGCGATCTCGTGCAGCGCGGTCCGCTCGTTCATATAGCTGCGGTTGCCGAAGCGGATGGTCCCGTTGATGTTCCCGTCGGCGGTGGGGACGCCGGGCTCGTAGCGGACGGTGATGTTCTTCCCCAGGTCGCTGAGGTTGTTGTACCGGGCGACCGCGGCGTTCATCGCCGAGGTGATGAGGTTGTACGCCGTCTGCTGGTCCTGCGTCGGGTTGCTCGCCCGGACCAGGGTCCAGGTGATGGTGGCCGCCGCGGCCTGTTCCCGGGGCACGGGCGCGGCCTGCGGTGCGGCCTGCGCGACACCGGGAGCGGCGAGCAACGCGGCCGCCAGTGCGGCCACGACCACCTTCTTGCGCGGTGAGTTCATCGGGGTCTCTCCTGTTTTTCGTGGGGGGATGCGGGGAGTGTGGGGGATGCGGGGAGTGTGGGGGATGCGGGGGGTGTGGGGGGTTTGGGGGTGCGGGGGGTTCAGGCACCGATCTTTCCGATGCCCGCCCCGGCCCTTACGAGGGCCGGGACGTCCGCGGCGGGGTCCAGCGTGTACGCGTAGTAGGTGCGCGGCTCGGTCACCGTGCCGTTGGTCTCACACGTACCGGACCCGGGGAAGAGGTTGTTCCGCTGCACCAGCCGGCCCGGCCCGGACGCGTCGTAACCGCTGGCGGACCAGCAGGGTTTGGGGACCCCTTCGAAGTGGTTGCCCTCGACCACGACGCCCGCGTTCATGGTCGAGGCGACGCCGTAGACGGCGTTCCCCTTGTAGTAGTTGTTGTAGACGTGCACCGGCTCGCCGAACCGGACCCGGGGATGCCGCTGCCGTGAGCCGTCGAAGAAGTTGTGGTGGATCGAGACCTTCAACTTCCCGGTGTCCTGGCTGCCGTTGCCGTCGGAGTGCCCGAGCAGCATGCTCTTGTCG from the Streptomyces sp. NBC_00310 genome contains:
- a CDS encoding polyketide synthase, translating into MRVVGDDEGSLRRPVAGGTEGAVRRLIAEQVAAWSGIAVEDVAMDRPFADLGMSSRDAVVLAGELSRATGRELPATLLWEASTGEALVARLCGTAADIAPRPAPPARAPAPPGEPVAVVGVGCRLPGGVHGPADYWRLLLDGVDAIRRVPEDRWRDFTPYPPADALPYGGYLDDIAGFDADFFRITPREAAVMDPQQRILLEVVRETLDHAAVPAASLAGTATGVFVGVSAPEYGQLTGADPAAVDPWAPAGGALSVAAGRLAYVLDTRGPSMAVDTACSSSLVAVHHACVSLRTGESDVAIAAGVNLLLSPTVTVAFRRAGALAPDGRCKPFSAAADGIGRGEGCAAVLLKRLSDAERDGDRVLAVIRATAVNSDGRSNGLLAPNPAAQQALLTTAYARAGLSPAHIDHVEAHGTGTPLGDPIEAGALGTVLGTGRDPDQPLLLGSVKGNLGHLESAAGIAGLVKTVLALHHDLIPPSLHCAGGSALDDDGRLRVVTEAEPWPRYGGTATAGVSGFGFGGTNAHAVLEEWRPGALLPPPAEEPPARLHLLSDTDTTRVRDTAARLADWLDTPEGSAAHPADVARTLAGRAGRGPVRAAIVAGDRAELAHGLRALAGGHPDARVVTGDRDLVGRGPVWVFSGYGSQWVGMGRRLLAEEPAFAAAVEKLDAQLAPECGLSLYDELSSGGDLDRLEVAQPVLLGLQLALAELWRAHGVEPAAVIGHSLGEVAAAVCAGALEVSDAARVVAVRARLLSGLRGGAMAVVDLDDSELSTLARDFPGVHVAVHSSPGQKVVTGEEEAVARLVGWLEEQGRAARAMRVVGAGHSPQVEPLLAELTAELADIRGGRPTVPVYSTVLDDPRGDCVFDAGHWAANLRRPVRLDRAVAAAAADGHTTFVELSPHPVLTRAVTDTAPGALALGTLRRDADTCAGFLTQVGILHTAGLRLPLPPGRVTDLPGPRWRHGRHWWTDGRAGVAATGRTTAGAEGSRVSGGAHVTAGSDESGAIHVSAQGHETGGVRVTAEGRETGGVRVTAQGHETGGVHVTAGGLVVAGRDIPEADRTAAGGHVAEGRPGGPALRGAFPPEESRQLDGRHGLDGSSGPEGWRATEDASVSARLCHHIAAVTGHPPTRITPATTFAELGLDSLMAVRIRAALEREFGIELPLRDLLGAATVEATAAHVQRALPGEATPSGDSRPAVRTETTSAEGHRAQPTAPAPAEGHRAQPTGPDPAEGVHPASPARTTGGHAPSPAPWASAEDALPSAGPRAVDREPLPRLPRAAGEDASSPAGRASREDALPQPRNTSAAHHPIRTLHPSGPHPPLFLVHAAGGTADVYRSLVERLGGERPVYGLERIEGARTVVEKARRYVEAVAAVYPDGPCLLGGWSFGGFVAQEAARQLTAAGRDVRLVVLIDSVRPLPRPEGTPAERIRAHFTGFARHVADAYGVELTLPYDELAATEDDGERVDTVLRALRKAADVPQAALDHQRSSYLDLRIGEAHRPGRHDGRVVLYRATEPAPHTVRDPAYERDDEALGWDEVCPRLTVVRVTGHHLSLLDPPHVDEIAAHLRRELARDNR
- a CDS encoding cutinase family protein gives rise to the protein MRIRLCLAALSLAGGAGLATVSVPTATAAACTDIDVVSARGTFEPGTLGFIVGDPVYSALQKKLTGKSLSSYKVNYPADLSLTSAAQGNADLVNHVRSQAAACPNQRFILVGYSQGANVVDNSIGISSAGAVVGSPIVATIPAALEPKVSSVLLFGNPIRAIGKSVTGIYQSRTIDFCAAGDPVCENGGGDTGAHLSYRANADAAAAFAATKV
- a CDS encoding PucR family transcriptional regulator — protein: MAAPTPPHGVPDGPGAASVPPELAKLLRDQLEAVADEVEEEVRRQVPEYARPADGAYRAQLRSGVVQALTLFVDHIADPRGQGAAITATYYELGRGEALEGRGLDALQSALRVGGLHAWRLMGRTAEELGLDSSVVAALGELAFQTVHEVAEAAASGFAEAQLRSTDELERRRRRLLDLLLGDRPVAPEAVQDLAHGARWSVPRQVAVVALAAAPDQREADRPLAAAGALVDMESRPPRMLVPDPDGSGRFGGRAFTLALRGRPAAIGPTVPLGEAARSLHWATRALGLMGRGILPRQGVVRCADHLSTLLLYSDEPMLAHLQSRVLAPLDAVAEGPRGRLAETLLAWLLGGSNVPDVAARLHIHPQTVRYRLRQLEKLFGEALHDPGTRLDLILALRAEALRDDDTFTA
- a CDS encoding alpha/beta hydrolase, coding for MPDRTDPTHPMHPTAGLSRRSVARAAVATGLAALVGAATTGTAGATGRRSPVGRTRTNRAATAPAARTVTRLGPRTLDVSLPSAALGRNATVRLILPSSFAAQPARKYPVLYLLHGAHDDYTSWTRETDIEAFTAGRELIVAMPDAGPTGIPTAWRNGPDYETFQIREVPALLARDYRASGVRVVAGVSTGGYGAMAHAARHPGTFAAAASYSGILDTTAPGVPTLMDAIVARENLTPLSLWGNPILNVLTWRDFNPRSRAAGLRGTALYVSSGSGVIGGTGDWLPEALESALWPSAHAFTDTLALLRVPVTTHFYAGGGHSWAYWKREFTASWPMLAGALGVPA